In the Entelurus aequoreus isolate RoL-2023_Sb linkage group LG16, RoL_Eaeq_v1.1, whole genome shotgun sequence genome, tgtgctgttaatacctatCTTGACAAACTGGGTTAATACAAGTGTttgcagtacagttgtcattcactgaaTATCgcctcaaaaatgaatatctttttatgtatactttcacccaaaaatatatcgagatatatatcgaatttaAGTCCAAAtaaatcgagatatactttttcgttcaTATCGCCTAGCCCTACATCAGATTGTTGTCCGTTTGATTTGTGCGAAACCATAAGACAACAGGTGTGAAAtaaagattgttttttttgttccgtttcaagaaaaaaaaaaaaagaaaaaaaaaggtgattGTTTAGAGCAGAACACACGAGCAACACTTGTCACGTCCGGCAGGAACCGTGGAGTAGTTCATCTGTCGGACAATTTCTGCAAAGAGTTCATCCACAGAGATTTTATTCTTGGCTGAGGTCTCCATGAAGGGGCAGGTCCAGTCCTGGGCCAGAGCCTTGCCTTCCCCGGACGACACCTCTCGCTCGGCCTCCAGGTCCACCTTGTTGCCCACCAGGATCATGGGCACCCTCTCGTACCTCTTCACCCGGATGATCTGGTCCCGCATGGGCTTGATGTCCTGGAAGCTCTGCTGGTTGACCAGACTGTAGACCAGGATGAAGCCTTGTCCGTTTTTGATGTACAGATCCCGCATGGAGGCGAACTGTTCCGTCCCGGCCGTGTCCAGGATCTCCAGGACGGACGGCGACGAGTCCACCTCGATCTCCTTCCGGTAGAAGTCCTCGATGGTGGGGTCGTACTTCTCGATGAAGGAGCCCGTCACGAACTGCACGGTCAGGGCGGATTTCCCGACCCCACCCGAGCCGAGAACAACCACTTTGTACTCCCTCAtggccgagggggaaaaaaagagaatgtatcctttttttttttttttgtccggagCCTCCTTTGACGACGTCTTCACAGCGAGCAGGCCCGGAAAGCGGCGTCCTCGTCCGGATTTGGAGAACCGACACGGAGCGTTTGGGGCTCACACGCCGGGGAGGAGAGTGTCCACTCCCTGGAGGCTGGCGGCGTCAACCGAGGGACATTGTTGGTGGCGCCGACACGATTGGGCAAGAAGTGCGCCGAGAAGCGTGAAGGCTTCTGCTGGCTCTGCATGGCACTTCCTGCCCACATCCTCGCAGCGTCAACAGCGCGCAGCCTCACTTCCGCTTTCTTAAAGTGGCAGTGACCCGCGCCTGCGCGCACACATGCACAGTGGTGCGTTCAGGGGCTTTGTCCGGACATGTTGGCCTCTGCTGGGGTCACGTGGGCACGGCACACTTAAATCGAACTAAATATTTGTCTTCCAATTTAAACTTGATCGCCATAAACTaacagcaacccgcggctctttggcgccgccctagtggctccctggacctctttcaaagatgtgtgaaaatggaaaaagatgaagaaaaataaaatattgttttaatatattttctataggagaacaaacatgacacaaaccttcctaattgttagaaatcctacTGTTTActcatgagagtatttggcgagcaccgttttgtcctactaatgtcAACGATCCTTGAACTCTACGTAGTTTGTTGACATGTccaactttctccgacactgccacagaaagacgtgttttatgccactccttctttgtctcatttcctGCCCACATCCTCGCAGCGTCAACAGCGCGCAGCCTCACTTCCGCTTTCTTAAAGTGGCAGTGACCCGCGCCTGCGCGCACACATGCACAGTGGTGCGTTCAGGGGCTTTGTCCGGACATGTTGGCCTCTGCTGGGGTCACGTGGGCACGGCACACTTAAATCGAACTAAATATTTGTCTTCCAATTTAAACTTGATCGCCATAAACTaacagcaacccgcggctctttggcaccgccctagtggctccctggacctctttcaaagatgtgtgaaaatggaaaaagatgaagaaaaataaaatattgttttaatatattttctataGGAGAACAaagatgacacaaaccttcctaattgttagaaatcctacTGTTTActcatgagagtatttggcgagcaccgttttgtcctactaacgtCAACGATCCTTGAACTCTACGTAGTTTGTTGACATGTccaactttctccgacactgccacagaaagacgtgttttatgccactccttctttgtctcatttcctGCCCACATCCTCGCAGCGTCAACAGCGCGCAGCCTCACTTCCGCTTTCTTAAAGTGGCAGTGACCCGCGCCTGCGCGCACACATGCACAGTGGTGCGTTCAGGGGCTTTGTCCGGACATGTTGGCCTCTGCTGGGGTCACGTGGGCACGGCACACTTAAATCGAACTAAATATTTGTCTTCCAATTTAAACTTGATCGCCATAAACTaacagcaacccgcggctctttggcgccgccctagtggctccctggacctctttcaaagatgtgtgaaaatggaaaaagatgaagaaaaataaaatattgttttaatatattttctataggagaacaaacatgacacaaaccttactaattgttagaaatcctacTGTTTActcatgagagtatttggcgagcaccgttttgtcctactaatgtcAACGATCCTTGAACTCTACGTAGTTTGTTGACATGTccaactttctccgacactgccacagaaagacgtgttttatgccactccttctttgtctcatttcctGCCCACATCCTCGCAGCGTCAACAGCGCGCAGCCTCACTTCCGCTTTCTTAAAGTGGCAGTGACCCGCGCACACATGCACAGTGGTGCGTTCAGGGGCTTTGTCCGGACATGTTGGCCTCTGCTGGGGTCACGTGGGCACGGCACACTTAAATCTAACTAAATATTTGTCTTCCAATTCAAACTTGATCGCCATAAActaaaccgggggtcagcaacccgcggctctagaatggaaaagattaagaaaaaaatatattttttgttattaatatattttctgtaggagaacaaacatgacacacacctttctaattgttagaaatcccactgtttatattaaacatgcttcactgatgagagtatttggagagcaccgttttgtcctactaatttcaccgatccttgaactcatcgtagtttgtttacatgtctgcCACAGaacgacgtgttttatgccactccttttttgtctcatttcctGCCCACATCCTCGCAGCGTCAACAGCAGCCTCACTTCCACTTTCTTAAAGTGGCAGTGACCCACGCCCGTGCGCTCACATGCACACTGTTGCGTTCAGGGGCTTTGTCCGGACATGTTGGCCCCTACCGGGGTCACGTGTACACGTCACACTTAAATCAAACTAAATATTTGTCTTCCAATTTAAACTTGATGGCTGTAAActaaaccgggggtcagcaactcgcGGCTCTAGAAtggaaaaaatgaagaaaaatatatattttttgattgaatatattttctgtaggagaacaaacatgacacacaccttcctaattgttagaaatcccactgtttatgttactgCTGACAGAAacaacatgtatatttgttatataatttcatagttggtgagaataaataattacaatgcataaatataagttcatatttacacataatgtgattaaaaaggtATTCCCTTGGGTTAATTCATGCAAGTTTATGTTAACTTGTTACAAACCCATGTAAATTGGAggggaatatattttttgttccgtTTGGtcattgttggggggacaattaatatgtgacggaataagGGAAGCAGCATGAGACAACAAGCATTTGATGTCGAAGACGTTAATGGAGTCTcggattgaaaataaactgtATTCCCTCTGAGTTTGTGAGGCCAATGAGGTATGATTACTTTCTGATatgtatgtgaaatcaatgtgtttCTTTTTTGGATTTCAGACTAGTTGTACGTTCTGTTTGCTTATCTTATTAGTTCTGACGGCATTATATTTGGCATGGTTGTTAACGAGAAGAAGGCGTGGCTGAAATAAATGTCTGAGAAAAAAACGAACGACTTGAGTCTTGATTAAGACCTCGGACGGAGTAACAgtttatatgaaacatgcttcactgatgagagtatttggcgagcaccgttttgtcctactaatttcaccgatctttgaactcatcgtagtttgtttacatgttcaactttctccgacgccccaacagaaagacgtgttttatgccactccttctttgtctcattttgtacaccaaacgttttatgctgtgcgtgaatgcacaaaggtgagctttgttgttgttattgacttgtgtggagtgctaatcaggcatatttggtcaatccatgactgcaagctactcCGGACATGTTGGTCTCTGCTGGGGTCACATGGGCACGTCACACTTAAATCAATCTAAGTATTTGCCTTCCAATGTAAACTTGATCGCTATAAACTAAACCAAACTAAACTAAAGCCGCATGCGCTGcccgagtggctccctggacctctttcagagatgtgtaaaaatggaaaaagatggagaaaaattttattttttgttttaatatattttctggaggaggacaaacatgacataaaccttcttaattgttagaaaCACCACTGTCTATGTtgtatggaattttacagtttttactgAATggaacacccaaaatgtacattgaaataaagaaagtgggatttacaatattaactacgaacaataaaagactgaatattaacaacatatgaacatggttcatccatagacatcttttacaatcaagcaaaacacaacaaaaatgtaacaaacagcaaaatatgaattcaaagtgtaataaacacctacaatatgatataatatcacttttatgcagacatttgttgtaaaaattagcttccgcatctgttcctgacactggctgcaaacaaaacaaaccccgcccactctgctttgttcctggtctgagctgctgtgacgtagattaccgtaataactcttaTAACACTCAAAATTGCAGATTTCAACcaatgaaatactttctatagttcaagacttacggtcatttaaaaacatcaccgcacatcataatggcaaatacagtttttgatgttaaaggtcttaaaaaatgatgtagaacatCCGGCGgcccagattgaaaatcttaatgggccgtattttgcccaggtctgctctagaccagtggttctcaaacttttttcaccaagtaacaCCTCAGGAATACGTAGCTctccaagtatcaccataatggccaacattaaaatgTAGTAACGTAGTAGTCCTAAGTATTcgtcaaaaacaaggcagaggttttgtcTGTCCATCttaagatggcgacttgtccagggtgcaccccgccttccgcccggatgcagctgggataggctccagccccccgcgaccccgagacggacaagcggtagaaaatggatgggttttAACAAGTATATCTAATATTTCTGGCCGCTATAACATTACAACtagtttgaacagcaacactgtgtttgagtataggaatataaaacactgtattttaatcaagtgattctttggcgtaccactggaTGGATCCCACGTACCACAAGCGGTACAAGTACCACAGTTGGAGAATACTGCTCTCGACATGAAATAataccctttagtcacctttacactctttacaTCCAATATAATAATGCTGTGTGAGGCCGAGCCAATCAGGAGCCACTATACTGAAAAAGCgccctctgattggtttggtctctccGAGTGGTCAGTATTGATATTTTCAGTTTATGTAGCCATCTGTATGCTTGAAAATGATTGATTTAGGACCAAAAATGGTCAAATATGcgtaacaaaaataaaatctgcAATGTCGTGAAGCTTTGATGATAAAGTGGTAGTAGACAGCTATCCAAACTTCATCCACCTTcatgctaaaaacatttttttttttctatttgtatattcattttattattattcagtTTGGTTTGCTGTCATTGTTATTACATTCCTATTAGCTATTTATTAGCTACTTTGTTTATATCCTATTCCATTTAAATGATTATGTACATATTATAGTTCTTGTGGTACTCAGTGGACCAAATGATACCAAGTTTCGTGCCATCTCATGTGCTGCCATGACAACACAATTATTTCAACCCCTttttatatttaaagacaaaaccttgtgtcagctttgtgttctaGGTTAGTggtgcccaacctttttgtagctggggaccggtcaacgcttgaaaatttttcCCACGGGGGGCGGGTGGGGAGtgttgtgggtttttttcatttttttttcataaagaaatacaatcatgtgtgcttacggactgtatccctgcagactgtattgatccatattgatatataatgtatatattgtgttttttatgttgatttaattaaaaaaaaaaaaaaaaattaaaaaattaatttcttgcgcggcccggtaccaatcggtctgcggaccggtaccgggccgcggcccggtggttggggaccactgttctaggtGACatagtgtgttattattatttatcagtaggacccttttggttccccaatacatttttaagtgtcatcgctcaaaaaataatagtgaattaaaatcaatggtgttatgagttgttgacctttttaaggctccaattattatataatctcaaatattccacttaaaaatgttattgggtgaaaatattgcatattttgtgttttttccataaaaaaacagggttttctttgacaaaaagagcatacgacttaaatctttaaaaacgttatattgacagacagacctaatgctgatctatggatttaaaatttgaataataataaaaataataatactgaataatgacacattttttatatatttttttaacaaaa is a window encoding:
- the LOC133630932 gene encoding ras-related protein Rap-2b-like — encoded protein: MREYKVVVLGSGGVGKSALTVQFVTGSFIEKYDPTIEDFYRKEIEVDSSPSVLEILDTAGTEQFASMRDLYIKNGQGFILVYSLVNQQSFQDIKPMRDQIIRVKRYERVPMILVGNKVDLEAEREVSSGEGKALAQDWTCPFMETSAKNKISVDELFAEIVRQMNYSTVPAGRDKCCSCVLL